In Deltaproteobacteria bacterium, the following proteins share a genomic window:
- the pnp gene encoding polyribonucleotide nucleotidyltransferase, with amino-acid sequence MEISFEGEVGGKTLAVETGKIARQADGAVLVRYGETLVLVTVVASNEIRQGIDFVPLTVEYQERGYAAGKIPGNYFRREIGRPGEKATLTSRIIDRPIRPLFPKNYRNETQLIAAVLSADNENDPDVLAVIGASAALEISDIPFAGPIACVRVGRIDGHFKANPTRLELEESDIDLIVAGSRDAVVMVEGGGYFVKEEDMLEAIFFGHQSLQPIIDLQVKLKDAVGLPKRPVSEDEVDQYLVDQIEAMAAERIRESVNIPKKLERQKAVEAIRADVLETLGEDYANRRGEVYDIFYAVERRVIRNMATSEGRRVDGRGFDEIRPIHCEVGILPRTHGSALFTRGETQALGVVTLGSTGDEQRVETLDGDVFKPFMLHYNFPPFCVGEVKRLAGPSRRDIGHGGLSTRAVEKVMPDKEKFDYTTRIVSEILESNGSSSMATVCASSLALMDAGVPISSPVAGIAMGLVKEGDTVLILSDILGDEDHVGDMDFKVAGTREGITSVQMDIKMQGLTEPVLQQALEQARKGRLFILDKMDEAMKEPRAEISPYAPKILTMQINPDKIRDIIGPGGKVIKAIQAETNTRVEVEESGLVKIVAGNEEEGDKALKMIEAIVQEAKVGAVYEGTVRKIMDFGAFVEIFPGTDGLVHISQLDSKRVAKVTDVLKQGDKVRVKVLEVDRDGKIRLSRKAALEEQKGAR; translated from the coding sequence ATGGAAATATCTTTTGAAGGAGAGGTGGGTGGCAAGACACTCGCAGTAGAGACAGGAAAGATCGCCAGGCAGGCCGACGGGGCTGTTTTGGTGCGCTACGGTGAAACTCTTGTGTTAGTGACGGTTGTCGCTTCCAATGAGATCAGGCAAGGAATCGATTTTGTGCCACTGACCGTCGAATATCAGGAAAGAGGATACGCTGCCGGCAAGATTCCGGGTAACTATTTTCGCAGGGAGATTGGGAGGCCGGGCGAGAAGGCGACACTGACGTCTCGGATCATAGATCGGCCTATCAGACCTTTGTTTCCGAAGAACTACAGAAATGAGACACAGCTCATTGCGGCGGTGCTCTCGGCTGACAATGAAAACGATCCCGATGTTCTGGCCGTTATAGGCGCCTCGGCCGCCTTGGAGATATCAGACATTCCCTTTGCGGGGCCAATCGCATGTGTGCGTGTGGGCCGCATAGATGGGCATTTCAAGGCCAATCCCACACGGCTGGAACTGGAAGAAAGCGACATTGATCTGATTGTGGCAGGGAGCAGGGATGCCGTGGTGATGGTGGAGGGTGGCGGCTACTTCGTAAAAGAGGAGGACATGCTGGAGGCAATCTTTTTTGGCCATCAATCCTTGCAGCCGATTATAGATTTGCAAGTCAAACTCAAAGACGCCGTTGGTTTGCCAAAGCGGCCTGTCTCTGAAGACGAAGTGGATCAATACCTGGTTGACCAGATTGAAGCTATGGCGGCCGAGCGCATAAGAGAGTCTGTCAATATCCCGAAAAAGCTCGAACGCCAAAAGGCGGTGGAAGCGATAAGAGCTGATGTCCTTGAAACTCTTGGAGAAGACTATGCAAATCGCCGTGGCGAGGTCTATGACATTTTTTATGCCGTTGAGCGCCGCGTCATACGCAACATGGCTACCTCTGAGGGACGTCGGGTTGACGGCCGCGGATTTGATGAAATCCGTCCCATTCACTGCGAGGTTGGCATACTACCCCGCACGCATGGTTCAGCCCTTTTCACGCGGGGTGAAACACAGGCCCTTGGCGTTGTGACCCTTGGTTCGACGGGCGATGAACAGCGAGTTGAAACCCTGGATGGCGATGTGTTCAAACCCTTTATGCTTCATTACAACTTTCCGCCATTCTGCGTGGGAGAAGTAAAACGACTGGCAGGGCCTAGCCGTCGGGACATCGGGCACGGGGGGCTTTCAACGCGGGCTGTTGAGAAGGTTATGCCAGACAAAGAGAAATTTGACTACACCACCCGTATAGTGTCGGAGATTCTGGAATCGAACGGTTCTTCTTCTATGGCCACCGTGTGTGCGAGTAGCCTTGCTCTTATGGATGCGGGTGTTCCTATCAGCTCGCCAGTGGCCGGGATTGCCATGGGCCTTGTAAAAGAGGGGGATACGGTTCTCATACTCTCGGATATCCTGGGTGACGAGGACCACGTGGGAGACATGGACTTCAAAGTGGCCGGCACACGGGAAGGTATTACTTCAGTTCAGATGGATATCAAGATGCAGGGCCTGACTGAGCCGGTGCTGCAACAGGCACTTGAGCAAGCACGCAAAGGCCGCCTGTTTATCCTGGACAAGATGGATGAGGCTATGAAAGAACCAAGGGCGGAAATATCCCCCTACGCCCCCAAGATCCTCACCATGCAGATCAATCCGGACAAGATCCGAGATATTATCGGACCGGGTGGAAAAGTAATCAAGGCTATCCAGGCGGAGACTAATACACGCGTTGAAGTCGAAGAGAGCGGTCTTGTTAAAATCGTGGCCGGTAACGAGGAAGAAGGAGACAAGGCTTTGAAGATGATAGAAGCCATTGTTCAGGAAGCCAAGGTTGGAGCCGTCTACGAGGGGACTGTCCGCAAGATAATGGATTTCGGGGCCTTTGTGGAGATTTTTCCTGGAACGGACGGATTGGTGCATATTTCCCAACTCGATTCAAAGCGCGTCGCCAAGGTAACCGATGTTTTGAAACAGGGGGATAAGGTCCGGGTGAAGGTTCTGGAAGTAGACCGTGATGGCAAGATCCGGCTGAGCCGAAAGGCTGCCTTGGAGGAGCAAAAGGGTGCAAGATAA
- the rbfA gene encoding 30S ribosome-binding factor RbfA has product MIRVKRAGRVGSLIQKELSYLLSTKIKDPRLDLVTISRVSMTDDLRSARIYFSVAEGQSRNQGVLAGFVSAEGYLKHELGKRLKLKYVPELKFVYDESFDRAAALNRIFKTIHDETGSDVDK; this is encoded by the coding sequence GTGATCCGTGTTAAGCGAGCCGGCAGAGTGGGAAGCCTGATTCAAAAGGAATTATCTTATCTCCTGTCAACAAAAATCAAAGATCCCCGTTTGGATCTGGTGACAATCAGCCGGGTAAGTATGACTGACGACCTTCGTTCGGCTCGCATCTATTTCAGTGTTGCTGAAGGCCAGAGTCGAAACCAGGGTGTCCTGGCGGGCTTTGTGAGCGCTGAAGGTTATCTCAAACACGAATTGGGCAAGCGTTTGAAACTCAAATATGTGCCGGAACTCAAATTCGTCTATGATGAATCATTTGATCGGGCTGCTGCGTTAAACAGGATCTTTAAGACCATACATGATGAAACCGGTTCAGATGTCGACAAATAG
- the dut gene encoding dUTP diphosphatase — translation MTNNPVIRVRRLRPEDDSDISLPGYMTPKCSGMDLCAAIKTEQVLDVGAIKAIPTGIAMAIPEGFEGQVRPRSGLAFKHGISIINSPGTIDADYRGEIMVALINLGGEPYTVRRGDRIAQLVIQKVYQASLEVVGALDETERNEGGFGHTGH, via the coding sequence ATGACTAATAATCCTGTCATTCGAGTCCGCCGTCTCCGCCCGGAAGACGATTCCGATATTTCCCTGCCTGGCTATATGACCCCGAAGTGTTCCGGGATGGATCTTTGTGCAGCCATTAAGACCGAACAGGTCCTAGATGTGGGCGCCATTAAAGCGATTCCGACCGGCATCGCGATGGCTATTCCGGAGGGATTTGAAGGGCAGGTTCGCCCCCGAAGCGGGTTGGCATTCAAGCACGGGATCAGTATCATAAACAGCCCCGGCACCATAGACGCTGACTACAGAGGTGAAATAATGGTCGCCCTTATCAATCTGGGAGGAGAGCCTTATACCGTGCGCCGGGGCGATAGAATAGCCCAGCTTGTTATTCAAAAGGTGTATCAAGCATCATTAGAAGTTGTGGGGGCCCTTGACGAAACCGAGCGTAACGAAGGCGGGTTTGGGCATACTGGGCATTAG
- the truB gene encoding tRNA pseudouridine(55) synthase TruB → MNGIVVVDKAAGMTSAQVVAKVKRILRAKKVGHCGTLDPFATGVLVCCINQATRLAQFFSHGKKGYEAVMRLGIRTDTQDLTGRIVSREPTLAVADHEIGPVFRRFLNVREQAPPAFSALKHHGVPLYKLARRGTFVQKPSRRISIYDLAVLDVDLPYVRFRVSCSQGTYIRTLCADMGDALGCGAHLVQLRRTESSGFTLEETISLQGMERLAATGEVSNCVIPMSNALKGIPEIQASQGLARRIRHGEPVTEEKLGPVDATGALWVKVTDADRNLIAVLGSRERKGVLPYVCVFPDPDKPEAEHRELPRNVLKANAAKHETTKTRKGIFAQIPCLELFVLSWLFL, encoded by the coding sequence ATGAACGGAATTGTGGTCGTGGATAAAGCCGCAGGCATGACATCTGCGCAAGTGGTGGCCAAGGTAAAGAGAATCCTGAGGGCAAAGAAGGTGGGTCATTGCGGTACTCTCGATCCATTTGCCACTGGCGTGTTGGTCTGCTGTATCAATCAGGCCACCCGGCTTGCCCAGTTTTTTTCACATGGGAAAAAGGGCTATGAAGCAGTTATGCGTCTTGGAATTCGAACCGACACCCAAGATCTGACCGGACGCATTGTTTCGAGAGAACCGACTCTGGCCGTAGCTGACCATGAGATAGGCCCGGTTTTTCGGCGCTTTTTGAACGTCAGAGAGCAGGCTCCCCCCGCCTTTTCGGCCCTTAAACACCATGGCGTGCCCCTCTACAAACTGGCGCGCAGGGGGACGTTTGTACAAAAACCCTCAAGACGAATTTCGATCTATGATCTAGCAGTGCTTGACGTCGACCTTCCCTATGTCCGCTTCAGGGTAAGTTGCAGTCAGGGAACCTATATTAGAACATTGTGTGCTGATATGGGAGATGCCCTGGGATGCGGCGCCCATTTAGTCCAGTTGCGTCGAACTGAAAGTAGCGGCTTTACGTTGGAAGAGACCATATCTTTACAAGGCATGGAGAGACTCGCGGCAACGGGCGAAGTCTCAAACTGCGTCATACCCATGAGCAACGCTCTAAAGGGAATTCCGGAGATCCAGGCCAGTCAGGGGCTGGCACGGAGGATACGACATGGCGAGCCGGTGACGGAGGAAAAGCTCGGACCAGTTGACGCCACAGGCGCTCTGTGGGTCAAGGTCACCGATGCCGATAGAAACCTGATTGCAGTGCTGGGGTCAAGGGAGAGAAAGGGCGTTTTGCCGTACGTGTGTGTATTTCCTGATCCGGATAAACCGGAAGCAGAACATAGAGAATTACCACGTAATGTTCTCAAGGCGAACGCCGCAAAACACGAAACAACGAAGACACGAAAAGGTATTTTTGCACAAATTCCGTGCCTTGAGCTTTTCGTGCTTTCGTGGTTGTTTCTGTAG
- a CDS encoding insulinase family protein: MQDNFNKTALDNGIRIVSKRVPHARSVAMGVWVNVGARDERPEESGLSHFIEHMIFKGTEKRTAVQIAKEFDAIGGQSNAFTSKENTCYHAKVMDAYLNTMVDLLTDIFLNSVFDAQEVERERQVVLQEIRMLEDSPDEYVHVLLAQSVWGNHPLGRPILGSPKTVARFNSATAKEYFSRLYQPERIVIAAAGNLEHDSFAELVAQSFEVVGKADGFPERIVPDMNRVISVHPKDLEQVHVCIGAKGVHATDPRRYACAVLNTILGGNMSSRLFQEIRERRGLAYAVYSFLSLYSDTGTWGAYVGVDNSNTEQVVEVIAREMKRAKDEPVDSSELTNAKQYLKGGLYLGAESTDNQMTRIAQNEITFGRFVPLKEVEDKVEEVTAEQILEVAREIFQNDRVSLTLLGPVDRDASYEEALSL, translated from the coding sequence GTGCAAGATAATTTCAACAAGACCGCCCTGGACAACGGGATCAGAATCGTCAGCAAGAGGGTACCTCATGCTCGTTCGGTGGCCATGGGCGTTTGGGTGAATGTGGGCGCCCGAGACGAGAGGCCGGAGGAGAGCGGCCTTTCTCACTTTATCGAACATATGATCTTCAAGGGCACTGAAAAGCGAACGGCAGTTCAAATCGCCAAGGAGTTTGACGCCATCGGCGGCCAATCCAACGCCTTTACCAGCAAAGAGAATACGTGCTATCACGCAAAGGTCATGGATGCCTATTTGAATACGATGGTGGACCTCTTGACTGACATTTTTCTCAACTCCGTATTTGATGCTCAGGAGGTTGAAAGAGAGCGCCAGGTTGTTCTTCAGGAAATCCGGATGCTGGAGGACTCGCCTGATGAATACGTCCATGTGCTTTTGGCCCAGTCCGTGTGGGGGAACCACCCCTTGGGCCGGCCCATTCTGGGAAGCCCTAAAACTGTGGCCAGGTTTAATTCTGCAACCGCCAAGGAATATTTTAGCCGACTCTACCAGCCGGAGCGTATAGTGATTGCCGCAGCCGGAAACTTGGAGCATGACTCCTTTGCGGAATTGGTTGCTCAATCGTTTGAAGTAGTTGGGAAGGCAGATGGTTTTCCGGAGCGTATTGTGCCGGACATGAATCGAGTCATTAGTGTCCATCCCAAGGATTTGGAACAGGTCCATGTCTGTATCGGCGCCAAGGGGGTCCACGCCACGGATCCAAGGCGCTATGCTTGCGCTGTCTTGAATACGATTCTGGGAGGAAACATGAGTTCACGGCTATTTCAGGAGATTCGAGAACGTCGTGGTCTGGCCTATGCCGTGTATTCCTTTCTTTCGCTGTACTCTGACACAGGAACGTGGGGCGCCTATGTGGGAGTCGACAACTCAAATACGGAGCAAGTTGTAGAAGTCATTGCCAGAGAGATGAAGCGAGCCAAAGACGAACCTGTCGATAGTTCCGAACTTACAAATGCAAAGCAATACTTGAAAGGCGGTCTATATCTTGGCGCGGAAAGCACTGATAATCAGATGACTCGTATTGCCCAAAATGAGATCACTTTTGGCCGTTTCGTGCCTTTGAAAGAGGTGGAAGACAAAGTCGAAGAGGTTACTGCGGAACAGATACTGGAAGTTGCCCGGGAGATTTTTCAAAATGACCGTGTCTCTTTGACTCTTCTCGGACCGGTTGATAGAGACGCGTCCTACGAGGAGGCGCTCAGTCTGTAG
- a CDS encoding DUF503 domain-containing protein produces the protein MVIGIGTIVLRLPGNTSLKGKRKVVKSIVSRLRNTFNASVAEVGANNIHQRAEIGLAFVGNDRRVVNSKLDKALNLVEAMQLAEIIDTDMEILNL, from the coding sequence ATGGTTATCGGAATAGGCACAATCGTCCTCAGGCTCCCTGGCAATACTTCCCTGAAGGGAAAGCGCAAGGTTGTGAAGAGTATCGTGAGCAGGCTTCGAAACACCTTTAACGCCTCAGTAGCCGAGGTGGGAGCCAACAACATTCACCAGCGCGCGGAGATAGGACTGGCTTTTGTGGGCAATGATCGGCGGGTCGTCAATTCAAAGCTGGATAAGGCCCTTAATCTTGTTGAGGCTATGCAGTTGGCCGAAATCATCGACACAGACATGGAGATTCTGAATCTGTGA
- the rpsO gene encoding 30S ribosomal protein S15: MVFAVKEKKDLIDRFKLHEADTGSPEVQIALLTHRISYLNEHFKVHKKDHHSRRGLLKLVGQRRRLLNYLKAKDINRYRTLIQVLGLRK; the protein is encoded by the coding sequence GTGGTTTTCGCAGTGAAAGAAAAGAAGGATTTAATTGACCGGTTCAAACTGCATGAGGCGGACACGGGGTCTCCTGAGGTCCAAATTGCCCTGCTGACCCACCGTATCAGCTATCTGAACGAGCATTTTAAGGTCCACAAGAAAGATCACCATTCCAGACGAGGGTTGTTAAAACTGGTGGGCCAGCGAAGAAGGCTGTTGAACTATCTTAAGGCCAAGGACATTAATCGCTACCGCACCCTTATCCAGGTTCTGGGGCTCAGAAAATAG